A region from the Acidobacteriota bacterium genome encodes:
- the nuoD gene encoding NADH dehydrogenase (quinone) subunit D codes for MGPSHPSTHGVLRLVLELEGEEVRSCKADIGYLHRGFEKIAENKTWQQFITWTDRMDYLAPASNNVAYVLAVEKLLGLDVPPRCKALRVVLCEMSRISAHLLWLGTHALDLGAATVFFYTFQQREILYDLYEKLTGARLTTSAQRIGGMSRDTPEGWLDEVREFTRQVVPVIDECERLLTRNRIWVERTRDIGVLSAEDAIAFGCTGPVLRGSGVEWDLRKAQPYLGYEQYDFEIPVGTVGDVYDRYLVRMEEMRQSVRIIEQALDNMPEGPINADAPKVVLPPKEKVLTSMEDLIHHFIILTEGIKPPVGEVYHAIEAPKGELGFYIVSDGANSAYRCRIRPAAFVNLQVIEKIAVGQMVPDVVGIIGSLDPVMGEVDR; via the coding sequence TATCGGCTACCTGCACCGTGGCTTCGAGAAGATCGCCGAGAACAAGACGTGGCAGCAGTTCATCACCTGGACCGACCGTATGGACTACCTTGCGCCGGCGTCGAACAACGTCGCGTACGTCCTGGCGGTCGAGAAGCTGCTGGGCCTGGACGTGCCTCCCCGGTGCAAGGCCCTCCGGGTGGTTCTCTGCGAGATGTCGCGGATCTCGGCGCACCTCTTGTGGCTGGGAACCCACGCCCTCGATCTCGGGGCCGCCACGGTCTTTTTCTACACCTTCCAGCAGCGCGAGATCCTCTACGACCTGTACGAGAAGCTGACCGGCGCCAGGCTCACCACCTCGGCACAGCGGATCGGCGGCATGTCTCGCGACACGCCCGAGGGGTGGCTCGACGAGGTGCGCGAGTTCACGCGACAGGTCGTCCCGGTGATCGATGAGTGCGAACGCCTGCTGACGCGCAATCGCATCTGGGTCGAGCGGACCCGCGACATCGGGGTTCTGAGCGCCGAAGATGCGATCGCCTTCGGCTGCACCGGTCCGGTGTTGCGCGGATCGGGCGTGGAGTGGGATCTCCGCAAGGCACAGCCCTACCTCGGCTACGAGCAGTACGACTTCGAGATTCCCGTCGGCACGGTCGGTGACGTCTACGATCGCTATCTCGTCCGCATGGAAGAGATGCGGCAGTCGGTCAGGATCATCGAGCAGGCCCTGGACAACATGCCGGAGGGCCCGATCAACGCCGACGCCCCGAAGGTCGTGCTCCCTCCGAAGGAAAAGGTCCTGACATCGATGGAGGACCTCATTCACCACTTCATCATCCTGACAGAGGGAATCAAGCCCCCGGTCGGCGAGGTTTACCATGCGATCGAGGCGCCTAAGGGGGAACTCGGTTTCTACATCGTCAGCGACGGGGCGAACTCGGCTTACCGGTGCCGTATCCGGCCGGCCGCATTCGTGAACCTGCAGGTGATCGAGAAGATCGCGGTGGGACAAATGGTGCCGGACGTCGTCGGAATCATCGGCAGCCTCGACCCGGTGATGGGAGAGGTCGACCGCTGA
- the nuoE gene encoding NADH-quinone oxidoreductase subunit NuoE: MYGQEFERRAEEIVARYPQPRGAVMPLLHLVQEQKGFIPPDAEEWIARRLGLTPSFVHGVTTFYTMYRTAPCGEYLIQLCTTVSCMLRGCDHVLEHIKNRLGIEVGETTPDGKFTLVTVECLGSCGTAPMMQVNDDYYEDMDIERVDALLDALAAGREPPFPPGPGPKRVLVGD; this comes from the coding sequence GTGTACGGGCAGGAATTCGAGCGCCGGGCCGAAGAGATCGTCGCGCGCTACCCACAGCCGCGCGGCGCGGTGATGCCGCTTCTCCATCTCGTCCAGGAGCAGAAGGGATTCATCCCCCCGGACGCCGAGGAGTGGATCGCCCGGCGTCTCGGGCTGACGCCCTCGTTCGTGCACGGTGTGACGACCTTCTACACCATGTACAGGACGGCGCCGTGCGGCGAGTACCTCATCCAGCTGTGCACGACGGTCTCGTGCATGTTGAGGGGCTGCGATCACGTCCTCGAGCACATCAAGAACAGGCTCGGGATCGAGGTGGGCGAGACGACACCCGACGGCAAGTTCACGCTCGTCACGGTCGAGTGTCTGGGCTCGTGCGGCACGGCGCCGATGATGCAGGTGAACGACGACTACTACGAGGACATGGACATCGAGCGCGTCGATGCCCTGTTGGACGCGCTCGCGGCCGGGCGGGAACCGCCGTTCCCGCCGGGTCCAGGACCGAAGCGCGTCCTCGTCGGGGACTAG
- the nuoF gene encoding NADH oxidoreductase (quinone) subunit F, with translation MEKVLTRNVGIADSHRLETYRARGGYRALEKACRMEPDEIVGAVKTSGLRGRGGAGFPTGVKWSFMPKEPHPDRPHYLVCNADESEPGTFKDRLLIENDPHLLLEGCLIAARAVRSSKVFIYIRGEYVLGARRLEQAAAEAREAGIIGQDIFGSGWSCDIVVHRGAGAYICGEETALLDSLQGGRGNPRLKPPFPAQYGIYGMPTTVNNVETLCCVPLIIERGADWFKSIGPDERNTGPKLYCLSGHVKRPGVYEAPMGIELLELIEEFGGGMLREGRKLKAVIPGGSSVPVLRAEECQGLRMDFDSLAKAGTMLGSAGTMVMDETTDMVAVMERIAHFYAHESCGQCTPCREGTGWLLKILHRIRSGRGRPEDLDLLDSVAGHMMGTTICPLADAAAMPCRSFVSKFREEFEHYIRHGRSMTATA, from the coding sequence ATGGAGAAGGTTCTGACGCGGAACGTCGGCATCGCCGACTCGCACCGGCTGGAAACCTACCGCGCCCGCGGCGGTTACCGGGCGCTGGAGAAGGCGTGCCGGATGGAGCCGGACGAGATCGTCGGCGCCGTGAAGACCTCCGGTCTGCGGGGCCGCGGGGGTGCCGGTTTCCCGACAGGCGTGAAGTGGTCGTTCATGCCGAAGGAGCCGCATCCCGATCGGCCCCACTACCTCGTGTGCAATGCGGACGAATCGGAGCCCGGCACGTTCAAGGACCGCCTCCTGATCGAAAACGACCCGCACCTTCTCCTGGAGGGCTGCCTCATCGCAGCCAGGGCCGTGCGGTCGAGCAAGGTCTTCATCTATATCCGCGGAGAGTACGTCCTCGGCGCCCGGCGTCTCGAGCAGGCGGCGGCGGAGGCGCGGGAAGCCGGGATCATCGGACAGGACATCTTCGGATCGGGATGGTCCTGCGACATCGTCGTCCATCGCGGCGCCGGTGCCTACATCTGCGGCGAGGAGACCGCGCTGCTCGACTCCCTGCAGGGCGGCCGCGGCAACCCCCGGCTCAAGCCGCCGTTCCCCGCCCAATACGGCATCTACGGCATGCCCACGACGGTCAACAACGTCGAGACTCTCTGCTGCGTGCCGCTGATCATCGAGCGGGGAGCCGACTGGTTCAAGTCGATCGGCCCGGACGAGCGCAACACCGGCCCCAAGCTCTACTGCCTGTCGGGGCACGTCAAGCGCCCTGGCGTGTACGAGGCGCCGATGGGGATCGAGCTTCTCGAGCTGATCGAGGAGTTCGGCGGCGGGATGCTCCGGGAGGGGCGGAAGCTCAAGGCGGTGATCCCCGGGGGATCGTCCGTGCCGGTGCTGCGGGCCGAGGAGTGCCAGGGGCTGAGAATGGATTTCGATTCCCTGGCCAAGGCGGGCACGATGCTCGGCTCGGCCGGCACCATGGTCATGGACGAGACCACCGACATGGTCGCGGTCATGGAGCGGATCGCCCACTTCTACGCCCACGAAAGCTGCGGGCAGTGCACGCCTTGCCGCGAGGGGACCGGCTGGCTGCTGAAGATCCTGCACCGGATCCGGAGCGGGAGAGGCCGTCCCGAGGATCTGGACCTGCTCGACTCGGTCGCCGGACACATGATGGGCACCACCATTTGCCCGCTCGCGGATGCAGCGGCGATGCCCTGCCGGTCCTTCGTGAGCAAGTTCCGCGAGGAGTTCGAACACTACATCCGGCACGGTCGAAGCATGACCGCTACGGCATGA